A segment of the Anaeromicrobium sediminis genome:
CTTAAAATTTCTATAAAAAGATGATTTTTCCTTCATATTTCGTTAGCATGTTTCGACATAATACTTATACAAGTTTTAGATAGCTATCACAACCAATTAAATAGATCTATATATTATCAAAAGAATAAATCTCTTATATTTATTTTTATATGCAAAAAAACTCCTAGTTTTTTTTAACTAGAAGTTCTTTTTTTGTTATCCCTTTACTAGAGAGTTAAACTATTTATATTGCTTATCCAATTAATCCAAGTACAAGGAATCCTACACTAGCCAATGCAGCAGAAGTCAACGCATATGGCATTTGAGTTTTAACATGATTCATTACATTTACTTCAGCAATCATAGATGATAAAATTGTTGAGTCCGATATGGGAGAACAGTGATCTCCAAATACTCCTCCCGAAATAATTGCACCAATGGTCATTGGTATACTTGCACCTATAGCAACTGCCATTGGAATTCCAATAGGAATCAATACTGCCACTGTGCCACCACTAGTTCCTGTGGCAAATGACATGAATGCCCCCACAATAAAAATCATGAAAGGAACAAAGGCTGGATTAATACCACTGCTAATCCTCGCTATAAATGCACCTGTTCCTAATTGGCTAACTAAATTGCTGAAAGCAAAAGCTAAGGTTAAAATCATGGTCACTTCCAAATAATTGCCCATACCTTTGAACACCCATTTTAAATAGGTTTCTATCTTCGTTATTCTTTGAAGCACATAATAAATTCCTGTTAAAATCAAGGTAAGGATAGCACCAATGTAAATCCCTGCAGATCCATCACTTTTTAATATATTTCCTTCACCAGTAATACACATAATGCCAAAGATACTCCCCACTAATAGAACCAATGGAACAATCATGTTTTTAGCTTTTGGTACAATATCTCCTTGAAAAATCTGTTGAGAAGAGTAAGCTTCTGATTGCTCTTCCTCTGTATTTCCAGTTGACCATTGACCTTGTATATTTGTATGATTATCCATCAAAATTACTACAGCAACTATTAATATGGAGAATATTCCATAAAGTTGAAATGGTATTGCTGAAATTATAATAGTCATTGGGTCTACTTCTATAATACCAGCTGAAACTTGACCTCCAACCATGGCCATTAAGAAGGCTCCAGCCCCATTGAATGGTATGAACCATGCAATTGGAGAAGATGTAGAATCTGTTATATAAGCCAGTTTCTCTCTTGATACATTAAAGCGATCAAACAAGGGTCTTGAAGCAACTCCCGAAATTACTATGGAGCTGGTACCATCAATAAACAAGAAAATTCCAAGTAAATAAGCCAATAGCTGTGCACCTACTTTGGATTTCACCAATTTTCTTTTTTCAGTCAAATACTCTACCATGCCATGAACCCCACCTGATGCTTCAATTACATACACAAAGGCACCAATCATCAAACAAAACAGTATGGATTTTGCTGCCCAATCGTCTTGAAAAACTTTATAAATACTATCTAAACTTGTAAAAATTGTTCCTGTCTTCATATCCAAAATAATACCCGCTACAATAATTCCTGATAAAAGAGCAATAAATACATTCTTAGCTACAAAAGCCAGAATAATTGCTAGTAAAACGGGTACAATTGATAACCAACTTAATTCCACAATCATCACCCCATCATTTTTTTATATAATTCCATAAACAAATATCTTAAATATACATCCATTATAATCACTATAGGACCTTATTAGAATGTAATAACTTCACCAAAAACTATAAAAACGATACCTTCCTATAGGTATCGTTTAATTACCAAAATATTCTGTTCTAAATTCCTTTGGCGAAACTCCTTCATAGCGTTTAAAGAACTTGGTCAAATTAGAAGGTTCATCAAATCCCATCAAATCTGAAATTTCATTTATTGTGAGCTCTCCCTGACTTAAGTACCTCTTGATTTCTAACAATATTCGGTCAATGATAAATTGCTTAGCCGATAAATCTACTACCGTTCTAGTTGCTTGATTAATTGTTTTTTGGGAGACTAACATGATCTTTGCATATTCCCCAACAGTTTTCTTTTCCTTAAAGTGGATGTCCACAAGATTTTTAAATTCCACAAATCGCTTATAAACACCAGAGGTTTCCCTTTGTTCATCTATTTTCTTAAATCTACGGATTGTTAGCATGAAACTTCTAAAAAGAGATTTTAGCAATTGTGCCTTTACTGTACTATGAGCTGCTTTATACTCTTTATATATTAAATCAATGAGTACTCGATTGGAGGCCTCTTCACTAACATCTGTTTCAATAATTGGATTGTATAAAGGCATATTGAAGTGATCTAAAAAATCATGGATATTCATCTCTGAATTAGTATATAGATAGTCTTCAGTAAACATAATAATATAACCAGTGGCTTCAGTATCTGGAAAAAAACGATGAACTTGATTTTGTGCAATAAATATCATATCTCCTGTCTTAAAATCATATACTTTAAAATCTATTTCATGTGCCCCTTTTCCGGATGTTATATACGATATACTATAAAAGTTCAATCGAAATGCTTTTGAAATATGTTTAGTTGGACGTGTCTTTAAAAACTCTTGTAAGCCCACTATTTCAAAATCAAATGACTTATGTTCAGGCCTTTTAAAGTTAATTCTTTTAATGGTATCCATTTGTAAATCCTCCAGTAGCTAATCTAAATTTCATATAATTGTTAGATCGACTGCTCTTAACCTATACACTTTTTATCCTTTAAAATTTGCAGCTCATTACTATATTTTTTCAAAAAATATAATAATTTATTATAACATAAAGCCAATGATACTAAATGTATCATTGGCTTTATTGACTAAAATTTACCGTTATTATTTTTCCACTCTTCTTTATTCGGGATATTTTCAATTACATCCCAATGTTCTGCTATTTTTCCATTTTCAATTCTGAATAAATCATAGTAAGCTACTTTCTGTCCTCCAAAAGTTCCTTCACTTACTGCTAAAACAAAATTCCCTTGGCCTAATATCATATGGTTTTCTTCGTACACCATATTAATTCCTTGCTCTGCCATGGCTGCCATAGCTTTTCCTAATCCTGATAATCCATCTCCAATTTGAGTATTATGTTGAATATAATTGTCACCATCAAAATATTGTGCCATTATTTCATAGTTACCTTCTACTAATACTTTATCCACAAACGCTTTAGCAACTGCTTTATTTTCATTTGTTCTATCTAAATCAACAACTTTAGTTTCTCCATCAAGTTGTGTTCTTCCACTTGGATTAGGCTCTGTACTCTTCTCAGCTAAATTATCCCAATGCTCTACAATTAGACCATCTTCAAATCTAAAAATATCAAATCCAACTTTTGGTCCAAAGAAATTATAATCTGTCTGAGTTACAACGTAATCCCCATCTTCAAAAACTCTAACTACATCTACTGATGCACTTCCTTTAGGAAGCATACTCAGCAATTCTCCAAAACCTGCTAATCCATCTCCAGCAGATAAGTTATGTTGAATATACTTCTCTGGATTAATATATGCAATTGCTGATGAGTCCCCTGTTTCAATACTATTTAGTACTGCTACTACTTTTTGTGAATTTGTCATTTCTTCATTGCTACTGACCTTTATTTTTTGACCTGGAAAAATAAAATGAGGATTTTTAAGTTTATTTAACTCTGCTAACTTCTCCCATGTTATTCCATGACTTTCTGCAATTTTCCAAAGTACATCTTCACTCTTAACTGTATAATATTCTTCTGTTGCATACGCACTAATAGATAAACTAAATAACATCATAAGTGCTAAAATTAAGGTTATTATTTTTTTCATAATTATTGCCTCCCTTAGAATATTTATCATGTATAAAAACTATAATTGGTCTTTGTTACCAATTGCTTACCCTTATTCTATATTCATAGACATTGTAAAACCATATAAAAAAGAACCCAAAAAAGGTAATAATGACACCTTTTTGAGTTCATATAATATTCTATGCCCTTGTGAAATCTCTTCACCAATAATTTTTCACATTAGTTAAACGCCTGCTTCTTCTTGTATTATCTCCTTAACTAACTTTGAAATAAATGGTGGAAGTATTAACGAAACGGGTAAAGCAATAGTAAATCCAATACCCCAACTTTTCATCCATATTTTCAAAAACACATGATTTATTCCAACATTTATTAAAGTCATAGCAAATGACATAAAAAGTGACATTCCCAATGCCATAAAAAATCCAAATACTAATGATTCATATTTTTTATCAATCTTCATATATATCACTCCTATTATTTTTTACTTTATTAAGGCCCTTACCCTTCTTAAGATTATTCATCACAATTTATTTCATTTTTCACATTATGCATATTTTTAAGTATTTTCTTTAATGAGTTAAGTATATGAATATATTCTTCTTCTGAAAATCCATTTCCATAAATCGCTATCATCTCTTCAAATGTCAAGTTTATTGTGGGAACAATCTCTTTTCCCTTGTCTGTTAAATATAATCTATAAAAACGCTTATCATCCATATTCTTTTCTCTTTTTATATAACCACTTTTTAATAAATTCTTAACAGCTTTTGCTGTTGTTCCTTTCCCAATGTTTAATAAATTACTTAGTTCCTTTTGACTTATACCTTCATTGTTGGAAATAACATATAAAAAATCATGTTGTCCACTTCCTATATGATAATCTTCAAGTTTTTTATTAATAATACTTTGAGAATTTCTATGAATAGCAGCTATATATTTGCCCAGGGACTCCTTTTTCAAGATGACACCTCCTAAAGTAATATAGTTTCCTTTGAAACTAATTATATTATATCACGAATTAGTTTTAAAGGAAACTATATTGTAATCTCTAGAAACTCTTTTAAATGCAATAAGGAGAGGTAGTTTTAAATAACCACCTCTCCTTATATATATAATTTACTGTTTAAACTTAATCATATGATTAAATTTTAATTTTAAGTTTTTTAACTTGATTGTATTTCACAACTATCATTTGCTATTAACTTTTTATAAATTACATTACCTATGATTCCACCTACAACTAAAGCTACTAAGAAAATCCATCCAGATAATGAGAAGTTAGCAATTGGTGTATAAAGTGCTCCTACATTACAACCGTTTGAAAATCTTGTTCCAAGTCCCATTGTAATACCACCTATAGCATATATTAATATTTCTTTGAAGCTAATAGCTAGTCCTTCTTTGAATGTTTTTGTAAGGTTTCCAGCTAAAAGTAACGCAATAGCTGTTCCTAATAGAATACCAAAGTTTTGTACATTGATTTGATGGTTGAAAAATGGCATTGTAAATATTTCTACTGGCTTGTGTGAAAAAGCCGCTACCCTTTCAGGAGCAACTCCAAATAATATAAGTACTTTACCAAACCAGAATCCATAAGGAGTAGATGCTCCCCATCCTGCCTTAGTTACACCCATTAAAAGTATACTTATACTTCCAAGTACAACTGAACCCATGCCAAGTGTCCATGGTCTTACAAATAATTTTTCGTAAGTATTATTGCTAAATAATTTAAAAGGCCCTTTGTCTTCATAAGTTTTCTCTTGAGCAAATTCTGTATCTACTCCTGTGTACATATTTTGTGCTTTTCTATTATCTTCATATACTTTACAAATCCAAATTACTACTGCTGCAAGAACAATAGTTAAAATACTTGCTCCTAAATATCCACCTAGTCCGTCACCTTTAAATAAATCTGGTAAAAATACGCCATTTGCGAATGTTTCAGTTGATACAATTGTATCAGTAATCCAAGGAGCAGAACTTTGAAGTGGGAATCCTAAATATACTCCCATACCAAAGAATATAAGTGTTATAATAGCACGTGGTAGACCTGTTATTACATCAGTAAGAACTCCTGATGCACAACAACTAGAAAATGCCATACCAACTCCAAATAGTATACCCCCTAGTACAAGCCCTAAGTTAATAGGATTAACCCATAAATCATATTGAGTTGCATCCTGACCTATAAAAAAGCAAACATTTACTATTGCTGTTCCAACAAACATAATCATTAATGCTCTCATTAATTTTGTAGAACCCGTTCTGTACGTTCTATTCACACTACCTGCAAATCCAAAATAAGATCTTGTAAGTGCATATCCTAGCCCTAATCCTGCGATTAGTCTAAAGAATAACATGGGACTGCTAAGCCCTGATTTTCCTAATACTAAAGTGGCAATAAGTAATATAAAGCCAGTAATATATTCAACATTTTTTTTCACAAATATTACCTCCATAATGTTTTTATAGTTCTAAATTTTTCTATTTGTAGGGGCTAAATGCCCCCTATCTTATTCAAAATTGTAATCAGTTATAATCATTTCTCTATCAGTTGTTTGATCATTGAAATACTCATAGAAAGATAATCCTAAGAATCCACCTGATACATTATAAACATTTTCAAATCCTAAGTTTTGTAATGCTAATACTGCATTGTAACTTCTTTGTCCACTTCTACAATGTAAATAAATTGGCTGATCCCTAGGGATTTCATCTAATCTATCTCTAATCTCACTAAGTGGTAAGTTCATAGCTCCTATTATATGACTTTGCTCATATTCATCTTTCTCTCTTACATCTATTATGCAAGCACCACTTTCTAATAAACTTCTTACTTCTGTTTCACGTACTTGTCTAAATGCATCATGTAATAAGTTAGAAGCCACATATCCTGCAAAATTAACTACATCTTTAGCTGTTCCAAATGGTGGAGCATAACATAGTTCTAAATCTCTTAAGTGCTCTACAGTTGCACCAAACTTAATAGCTGTAGCAATTATATCTACTCTCTTATCTACATTTCCTTTACCAATTGCCTGAGCACCTAATACTCTACCTGTTGGAACTTCATATATTAATTTAAAATGAACTTGTTCACATTCAGGCATTAATCCTACTTTATCTCCTGGAATCACTTTCACTACGTCGTATTTAATATTTAAGTTAAGTGCTTTAATTAATCCTTCATTTAAACCTGTAGAAGCTCCATTGTAATCAAATACCTTAATTACAGATGATCCAATGAATCCTGTGTTTGATATGACCTTTCCATGGATATGGTCTGCTACTGCTCTAGCTTGCTTTTGTGCAGGTCCTGCTAAAGGTAGTTTAGTCATTGAATTAGTTAGTGCATGATATACTTCTATAGCATCTCCTACAGCATATATATCTTTATCATTAGTTCTGTAATTTTGATCTGTTTTTATTGCACCCGTTTCTCCCAATTCTAATCCTGCTTCTTGAGCTAATTCAGTTTCTGGAACTACTCCAATTGCCATAACCACTGCCTGTGCATCTACTTTCTTACCTGATTCTAAAATAACTGTATTTGGTTCAAAAGCCTTTACTTTATCTCCTACTATTAGATTTACACCATGATCATGTAACT
Coding sequences within it:
- a CDS encoding helix-turn-helix domain-containing protein, producing the protein MDTIKRINFKRPEHKSFDFEIVGLQEFLKTRPTKHISKAFRLNFYSISYITSGKGAHEIDFKVYDFKTGDMIFIAQNQVHRFFPDTEATGYIIMFTEDYLYTNSEMNIHDFLDHFNMPLYNPIIETDVSEEASNRVLIDLIYKEYKAAHSTVKAQLLKSLFRSFMLTIRRFKKIDEQRETSGVYKRFVEFKNLVDIHFKEKKTVGEYAKIMLVSQKTINQATRTVVDLSAKQFIIDRILLEIKRYLSQGELTINEISDLMGFDEPSNLTKFFKRYEGVSPKEFRTEYFGN
- a CDS encoding DUF2798 domain-containing protein translates to MKIDKKYESLVFGFFMALGMSLFMSFAMTLINVGINHVFLKIWMKSWGIGFTIALPVSLILPPFISKLVKEIIQEEAGV
- a CDS encoding FAD-dependent oxidoreductase, whose translation is MGRKFLIVGGVAGGASTAARLRRLSEDDQVIMFERGPHVSFSNCCLPYHLSGTVEDSDSLVLMEPEKFLKQYRIEARVNNEVVFIDRENKEVVVRNVVTGEEYNESYDKLILSPGARPIVPPIPGIEDVNIFSIRNVVDIDKLNKFVKSIETKNVTVIGGGFIGVEAAENLKEAGYNVTLIEAMPQIMKPFDYDMVQILHKELHDHGVNLIVGDKVKAFEPNTVILESGKKVDAQAVVMAIGVVPETELAQEAGLELGETGAIKTDQNYRTNDKDIYAVGDAIEVYHALTNSMTKLPLAGPAQKQARAVADHIHGKVISNTGFIGSSVIKVFDYNGASTGLNEGLIKALNLNIKYDVVKVIPGDKVGLMPECEQVHFKLIYEVPTGRVLGAQAIGKGNVDKRVDIIATAIKFGATVEHLRDLELCYAPPFGTAKDVVNFAGYVASNLLHDAFRQVRETEVRSLLESGACIIDVREKDEYEQSHIIGAMNLPLSEIRDRLDEIPRDQPIYLHCRSGQRSYNAVLALQNLGFENVYNVSGGFLGLSFYEYFNDQTTDREMIITDYNFE
- a CDS encoding MarR family winged helix-turn-helix transcriptional regulator, which gives rise to MKKESLGKYIAAIHRNSQSIINKKLEDYHIGSGQHDFLYVISNNEGISQKELSNLLNIGKGTTAKAVKNLLKSGYIKREKNMDDKRFYRLYLTDKGKEIVPTINLTFEEMIAIYGNGFSEEEYIHILNSLKKILKNMHNVKNEINCDE
- a CDS encoding Na+/H+ antiporter NhaC family protein; protein product: MELSWLSIVPVLLAIILAFVAKNVFIALLSGIIVAGIILDMKTGTIFTSLDSIYKVFQDDWAAKSILFCLMIGAFVYVIEASGGVHGMVEYLTEKRKLVKSKVGAQLLAYLLGIFLFIDGTSSIVISGVASRPLFDRFNVSREKLAYITDSTSSPIAWFIPFNGAGAFLMAMVGGQVSAGIIEVDPMTIIISAIPFQLYGIFSILIVAVVILMDNHTNIQGQWSTGNTEEEQSEAYSSQQIFQGDIVPKAKNMIVPLVLLVGSIFGIMCITGEGNILKSDGSAGIYIGAILTLILTGIYYVLQRITKIETYLKWVFKGMGNYLEVTMILTLAFAFSNLVSQLGTGAFIARISSGINPAFVPFMIFIVGAFMSFATGTSGGTVAVLIPIGIPMAVAIGASIPMTIGAIISGGVFGDHCSPISDSTILSSMIAEVNVMNHVKTQMPYALTSAALASVGFLVLGLIG
- a CDS encoding LysM peptidoglycan-binding domain-containing protein; this translates as MKKIITLILALMMLFSLSISAYATEEYYTVKSEDVLWKIAESHGITWEKLAELNKLKNPHFIFPGQKIKVSSNEEMTNSQKVVAVLNSIETGDSSAIAYINPEKYIQHNLSAGDGLAGFGELLSMLPKGSASVDVVRVFEDGDYVVTQTDYNFFGPKVGFDIFRFEDGLIVEHWDNLAEKSTEPNPSGRTQLDGETKVVDLDRTNENKAVAKAFVDKVLVEGNYEIMAQYFDGDNYIQHNTQIGDGLSGLGKAMAAMAEQGINMVYEENHMILGQGNFVLAVSEGTFGGQKVAYYDLFRIENGKIAEHWDVIENIPNKEEWKNNNGKF
- a CDS encoding YeeE/YedE family protein codes for the protein MKKNVEYITGFILLIATLVLGKSGLSSPMLFFRLIAGLGLGYALTRSYFGFAGSVNRTYRTGSTKLMRALMIMFVGTAIVNVCFFIGQDATQYDLWVNPINLGLVLGGILFGVGMAFSSCCASGVLTDVITGLPRAIITLIFFGMGVYLGFPLQSSAPWITDTIVSTETFANGVFLPDLFKGDGLGGYLGASILTIVLAAVVIWICKVYEDNRKAQNMYTGVDTEFAQEKTYEDKGPFKLFSNNTYEKLFVRPWTLGMGSVVLGSISILLMGVTKAGWGASTPYGFWFGKVLILFGVAPERVAAFSHKPVEIFTMPFFNHQINVQNFGILLGTAIALLLAGNLTKTFKEGLAISFKEILIYAIGGITMGLGTRFSNGCNVGALYTPIANFSLSGWIFLVALVVGGIIGNVIYKKLIANDSCEIQSS